Below is a window of Mycobacterium dioxanotrophicus DNA.
TACCCGAGCAGGCAGGGACGGCCGATCTGGTTGTGCCGCTTGAAGACTCCCGCCGAGCAGGTGCGGGCCGGGAACACCCGGGTGAGCAGGTCCAGGGTTTCGCGGATGGCCCAGGCATGCGAGTACGGACCGAAGTAGCGGACGCCCTTCTTGCGCGGGCCGCGGTACACCATCAACCGCGGGTATTCCTCGTTGAGCGTGACGGCCAGCACCGGATACGACTTGTCGTCGCGGTAACGGATGTTGAAGCGGGGGTCGAACTCCTTGATCCAGTTGTACTCGAGCTGCAGCGCCTCGACTTCGGTGTTCACCACCGTCCACTCGACGCTGCCCGCGGTCATCACCATCTGCCGGGTGCGCGGCGCCAGGCCGGTGAGGTCGGCGAAGTACGACGTCAGCCTGCTGCGGAGGCTCTTGGCCTTGCCGACATAGATGACCCGCCCATGGGGATCGCGAAACCGGTAGACGCCCGGTTCAACTGGGATCGATCCGGGCGCCGGCCGGTATGTCGCTGGATCGGGCACGGATTCAAGGTTACTGCCGCGATCCGACTGATCTCCGCTACCGTCGAGAGGGTGCGGATGCTGGCGTCCACGCGATTGGTCATCGCCCTGCTCACTGGCGTCGTGTTGGTTCTCGGCGGATGCGCCGGCGACGCTCAGCGCCGAAGCGCGACCACGCCCGCGCCGTGCACCATCGCCTCCAACGGCACCCCGACACCCAAGACACCGACCGCGCCCGCACCACCACCCGCACCACCACCCGCGCCGGGCACGACCGCCAACCTGGCCACCAATCCCGAAGTGGCGACGGGCTACCGCCGTGACATGACCGCCGTCCACACCGCCACGTACGCGGTGGCCACCGCCAACCCGCTTGCCACCGAAGCCGCCTGCAAGGTGCTGCGCAACGGCGGCACCGCAGCCGACGCCCTGGTGACCGCGCAGGCCGTGCTGGGCCTGGTGGAGCCGCAGTCCTCCGGTATCGGCGGCGGCGGGTTCCTGGTCTACTACGACGCCGCCTCCGGGGCGGTGCGGACGTTCGACGGCCGCGAAACCGCACCGGCCGCGGCCACCGAGAACTATTTACGGTGGGTGTCGGACACCGAGCGCGTCGAGCCCCGTCCCGATACCAGGGCCTCGGGACGCTCCATCGGCGTACCCGGCATCGTGCGAATGCTCGACGACGTCCACCGCACCTTCGGGAAGAAGTCGTGGCGGGACCTGTTCGATCCCGCGGTGCGACTGGCCGACGACGGCTTCGACATCAGCCCACGGATGGCCGAGGCCATCGCCGACGCCTCACCTCAACTGCGCGGTGATCCCGCCGCCGCGGCATACCTGCTGAACCCTGATGGCAGCCCCAAACCGGTGGCCACCCGGCTGACCAATCCCGCATACGCCAAAACCCTGGGCGCCATCGGATCCGGCGGCGCCCAGGCCTTCTACACCGGCGACATCGCCAGGGCCATCGTCGCGGCCGCGACCAACACTGCCGGTGGGCGCACGCCGAGCCTGATGACCGAACAGGACCTCGCCGGCTACACCGCCAAGGAACGCCCACCGTTGTGTACGGGGTACCGCGGTCGGGAGATCTGCGGCATGCCGCCACCGTCGTCCGGCGGGATGGCCGTGGCCGCCACGCTGGGCATCCTCGAACACTTCGCGATGAGTGCCGACCGGCCCACCGACATCGACCTCAACGGCGGGCACCCCACCGTGATGGGCGTGCACCTGGTCTCCGAAGCCGAACGCCTGGCCTACGCCGACCGCGACCGCTACGTCGCCGACACCGACTTCGTGCCGCTGCCCGGCGGAACCCCCGCGACCCTGCTGGGCAGCGCATACCTGACCGGGCGCGCCGCGCTGATCTCCCAGCAGCACACCATGGGCACCGCGCAGCCCGGCGAGTTCGGCCCGCCGGCCACCGCAGCGCCGGCCCGTGAACACGGCACCAGCCAGGTCAGCATCGTCGACAGCTACGGCAATGCGGCGTCATTGACCACCACGATCGAATCGTCGTTCGGCTCGTTCCACATGGTCGACGGATTCCTGCTCAACAATCAGCTCACCGACTTCGCGGCCGATCCGGTCAGCCCCGAGGGAGTCCCGGTGGCCAACCGGGTGCAGCCGGGCAAGCGACCGCGCAGCTCCATGGCGCCGACGCTGGTGTTCGACAAGACCGGGCCTGGGCGTGGGCCGCTGTACGCGGTGCTGGGATCCCCGGGTGGCTCGGTGATCATCCAGTTCGTCGTCAAAACGATTGTCGGCATGCTGGATTGGGGCTTGGATCCGCAGCAGGCGGTGTCCATGGTCGATTTCGGTGCCGCCAACACCCCGGAGACCAATGTCGGCGGCGAGCATCCCGCCGTCGACGCCTCCGGTCCACCGGGCGCCCAGGGCGATCACGATCCGCTCGTGGCCGGGCTGCGCAAGCTGGGCCATCGGGTCAACGTCGCCGACCAGTCCAGCGGGCTCTCGGCGATCATGCGCGCACAGCCGGGCTGGGTGGGCGGCGCGGACCCGCGCCGAGAAGGTCTGGTGATGGGCGACGCCCGCTGAGTCGTGCATTCACCGAGGCTCACGCGAGGGACAGATCCGGCTTCCGATTCGTCCCTCTTGTGAATCTCGGCACGCCCCAGCGGGCAAGGCCGGTTGAAATCAGCCGGCACTCGGACGGTACTTGTCGGTCAACGTCCGCAGCTGTTCCATCGCGTCGACGGCCCGGCCCTTGTCGATCGCCTGGATGGCCATCAGCGGGATGTATTCGTCGTCAGGCAGGTCGACCCTGGCCCATCTGGCCCCGACCGGGAAGGACACCCCGACGACGTCGGACCACGGAATGAGCTTGTAGGACACGAGATTTCGCACCGCCAGGCCCTGCGCTCCGACACGCAGCCGCGGCCGCGCGAACATCAACACCGCGCCGGCAAGGATGACGCCGAGCAATGCCATGGCGACCTGGTCTGAGGTCTGGAACACCACCCCGGTGGAGCCCACCTTCAGCAGCGCCCCGACGGTGATATGCGCAGCGACGAGTACGAACGCCGCAGCATAAGCGAATTGCGGTGTGCGATAAGGCTTTATCTCAACGTCCCAGCCGGCTTCAGTCATCGGCTTGGTCATGCCAGCGCGCGCAGTTCCCGGAGCGTCAGCGCGGTGGACAGAGCCGCGGCGGCGGCCTGCGCCCCCTTGTCCTCGACCGACCCGGGCAACCCGGCCCGGTCCAGCGCCTGTTGCTCATCGTTGGTGGTCAGCACACCGTTGGCCACCGGCGTCGACGCGTCCAGCGACACCCGGGTCAGTCCCTGGGTGACGGCGTCGCAGACATAGTCGAAATGCGGTGTCTGACCACGGATCACCACGCCCAACGCGATTACTGCGTCATGCGTGGCAGCCAATGCCTGTGCCACCACCGGGATTTCGATCGCACCCAGCACCCGCACCACGGTCGGCTCCGCGACGCCGGCCTCCGCCGCCACCTTGCGGGCGCCGTCGAGCAGGGCATCACAGATCGTGGTGTGCCAGGTGCTGGCCACGATGGCCAGCTTGACCGTCGAGGCGTCGACCTTCGGCATGTCGGGAACGCCCGCGCCTCCGCTCATTTGTCGTCTCCGACGACGCCACTCATTGTGTCGTCTCCGACAACGCCACCCACCGGGGCCGCACCTGATCCCGGGATGTCGCCGGAATCATTCGCACTCGGTGGACGGCGGTCCCCCAGTAGATATACGGCCTCGTCGTAGTCGTCCATGCTCACCGCTTCGTCGTAATCGTCGAGCCCCACCAGGTCGTGGCCCATCCGGTCGCGCTTGGTCATCAGGTAACGGATGTTCTCGGCGTTGGCGCGCACCGGCAGCGGGACCCGCTCGATGATGTGCAACCCGTAGCCGTCCAGCCCGACGCGCTTGGCCGGGTTGTTGGTCAGCAGCCGCATCGACCGGATACCGAGGTCGACCAGGATCTGGGCGCCGATGCCGTAGTCCCGTGCGTCGGCCGGCAGGCCGAGTTTCAGGTTGGCGTCGACGGTGTCCTCACCGGCATCCTGCAGCTGATAGGCCTGCAGCTTGTGCATCAGGCCGATACCCCGGCCCTCATGGCCGCGCATGTAGAGCACCACGCCGCGACCCTCCCGGGCCACCATCGCCATGGCCGCATCCAGCTGCGGACCGCAATCGCAGCGCCGCGACCCGAATACGTCGCCGGTCAGGCATTCCGAGTGCACCCGCACCAGCACGTCGTCGCCGTCGCTGTGCGGTCCGGCGATCTCACCGCGGACCAGCGCGACGTGCTCGACGTCGTCATAGATGCTCTTGTAGCCGACCGCGCGGAACACGCCGTGCCGCGTCGGGATTCGGGCCTCGGCGATGCGCTCGATGTGCTTCTCGTGCTTGCGCCGCCACTCGATCAGGTCCGCAATGGAGATCAGCGCCAGGTTGTGCTCGTCGGCGAACACCCGCAGCTCGTCGGTCTGCGCCATGTCGCCCTCGTCCTTCTGGCTGACGATCTCGCAGATGGTGGCGGCCGGCTGCAAGCCCGCCAGTCGGGCCAGGTCGACAGCGGCCTCGGTGTGCCCGGGGCGACGCAGGACGCCACCGTCCTTGGCGCGTAGTGGCACCACATGACCGGGCTTGGTGAAGTCACCGGCAATGCTCGACGGATCAGCGAGCTTCCGCATCGTGGTGGCCCGGTCCGACGCCGAAATGCCGGTGCCGATATCGGTTCTCGCGTCAACGGTGACGGTGTAGGCAGTACCGTGCTTGTCCTGGTTGACCGCATACATCGGCAGCAGGCCGAGCCGGTCGCAGATCTCGCCGTCCAACGGGACGCACAGGTAACCAGAGGTGTACCGCACCATGAACGCCACCAGCTCCGGGGTGGCTTTCTCGGCGGCGAAGATCAGATCGCCCTCGTTCTCCCGATCCTCGTCGTCGATCACCACCACGGCCTTGCCCGCGGCGATATCGGCAATCGCCCTCTCGACGGAGTCGAGCCTGGTCATCTTCGCCACCTTGCCTGTTCCAGTGCCGGCTCCGGCAGGGAACCCGTCGTCGCCTGTTCCGGCACGGAACCCATTGTCATCGTGTCCAGTATGAACCACCGGAACCCAGCGGTTATTGCCAGCTCTTACTGAGCCGCGCCGCCCATCAGCCGCTCAACATATTTGGCGATGATGTCCACCTCGAGGTTCACCCGGGTGCCCACCGCGGCCGTGCCGAGGGTGGTGAGCTCACGCGTGGTGGGAATCAACGACACCTCGAACCACTCGTCGCTCACCGCGGACACTGTGAGCGAAATCCCGTCGACGGTGATGGAGCCCTTCTCGACCACGTACCGCGACAGCTCGCGTGGCAGCGCGATCCGCACCACTTCCCAGTGTTCGGAGGGGGTGCGGGAGACCACCTCGCCGGTGCCGTCGACGTGGCCCTGCACGATGTGGCCGCCGAGCCGGCTGTTGACGGCCGCCGCGCGCTCCAGGTTCACCTGGCTGCCCACCCCGACAACCCCCAGGCTGGACCGGTTGAGGGTCTCGCCCATGACGTCGGCGGTGAAGGCACCGTCGGGCAGCACGTCCACCACGGTCAGACACACGCCGTTCACCGCGATCGAATCGCCATGGCCCGCGTCAGCAGTGACGACAGGCCCGCGGATGGTCAATCGCGCCGCATCGGTCAGCTCTTGCTTGTCGACCAATACGCCCAGCTCTTCAACGATTCCGGTGAACACGGCCCCCAGAGTATTGGAGCCTGCCTGCGGTCGGAGAAAGCAGCCCGTCACCACGAGCCTCTACGATGCAGACATGCAGACGCGCCCACGCTTCGCTGTCCAATCCTTGCTCGCAATCCTTTTCGCCGCGGTCGCATTGATCGCCGGATGTTCTGGCAAATCCGCGGACAAATCCAACGAACCGTTGCCGGACGGGGCCACCCTGATCCAGGAGTCCACCACGACCACGAAGGGCCAGCAGAGCGTTCACCTGCAGCTGACCACGCAGGGCACCGTCAGCGGGCTGCCGATCCAGAAGCTCGACGGCGACCTCACCAATTCCCCGGCGGTCGCCGCCCAGGGCACGGCCGACGTCACCGTGGCCGGCCAGAAGATCAGCGACGCCAAGTTCGCGGTCGTCGACAACGATCTGTGGGCGGCGCTGACCCCCGGTGATCCGCTGTCGAACTGGGGCCCGGCGGCCAACATCTACGACATCGCGGCCATCCTCAGCCCTGACAAGGGCCTGGCCAACATCCTCGCCAACTTCACCGACCCCAAGGCCGAGGGCCGCGAGACCATCGGCGGCGTCGACACCGTGCGAGTCACCGGCCAGGTCTCGGCCGACGCGGTCAATGCGATCGCCCCGTCGATCAAGGCCACCGCGCCGGTCCCGGCCGTGGCGTGGATCAAGTCCGACGGCGACCACGCGCTGATGCAGG
It encodes the following:
- a CDS encoding bifunctional 3,4-dihydroxy-2-butanone-4-phosphate synthase/GTP cyclohydrolase II; protein product: MTRLDSVERAIADIAAGKAVVVIDDEDRENEGDLIFAAEKATPELVAFMVRYTSGYLCVPLDGEICDRLGLLPMYAVNQDKHGTAYTVTVDARTDIGTGISASDRATTMRKLADPSSIAGDFTKPGHVVPLRAKDGGVLRRPGHTEAAVDLARLAGLQPAATICEIVSQKDEGDMAQTDELRVFADEHNLALISIADLIEWRRKHEKHIERIAEARIPTRHGVFRAVGYKSIYDDVEHVALVRGEIAGPHSDGDDVLVRVHSECLTGDVFGSRRCDCGPQLDAAMAMVAREGRGVVLYMRGHEGRGIGLMHKLQAYQLQDAGEDTVDANLKLGLPADARDYGIGAQILVDLGIRSMRLLTNNPAKRVGLDGYGLHIIERVPLPVRANAENIRYLMTKRDRMGHDLVGLDDYDEAVSMDDYDEAVYLLGDRRPPSANDSGDIPGSGAAPVGGVVGDDTMSGVVGDDK
- a CDS encoding PH domain-containing protein, translating into MTKPMTEAGWDVEIKPYRTPQFAYAAAFVLVAAHITVGALLKVGSTGVVFQTSDQVAMALLGVILAGAVLMFARPRLRVGAQGLAVRNLVSYKLIPWSDVVGVSFPVGARWARVDLPDDEYIPLMAIQAIDKGRAVDAMEQLRTLTDKYRPSAG
- the ribH gene encoding 6,7-dimethyl-8-ribityllumazine synthase yields the protein MSGGAGVPDMPKVDASTVKLAIVASTWHTTICDALLDGARKVAAEAGVAEPTVVRVLGAIEIPVVAQALAATHDAVIALGVVIRGQTPHFDYVCDAVTQGLTRVSLDASTPVANGVLTTNDEQQALDRAGLPGSVEDKGAQAAAAALSTALTLRELRALA
- a CDS encoding LppX_LprAFG lipoprotein; this translates as MQTRPRFAVQSLLAILFAAVALIAGCSGKSADKSNEPLPDGATLIQESTTTTKGQQSVHLQLTTQGTVSGLPIQKLDGDLTNSPAVAAQGTADVTVAGQKISDAKFAVVDNDLWAALTPGDPLSNWGPAANIYDIAAILSPDKGLANILANFTDPKAEGRETIGGVDTVRVTGQVSADAVNAIAPSIKATAPVPAVAWIKSDGDHALMQAKLTPSEGNSVTMTLSDWGKQVTVAKPAG
- a CDS encoding riboflavin synthase is translated as MFTGIVEELGVLVDKQELTDAARLTIRGPVVTADAGHGDSIAVNGVCLTVVDVLPDGAFTADVMGETLNRSSLGVVGVGSQVNLERAAAVNSRLGGHIVQGHVDGTGEVVSRTPSEHWEVVRIALPRELSRYVVEKGSITVDGISLTVSAVSDEWFEVSLIPTTRELTTLGTAAVGTRVNLEVDIIAKYVERLMGGAAQ
- a CDS encoding gamma-glutamyltransferase family protein, which produces MLASTRLVIALLTGVVLVLGGCAGDAQRRSATTPAPCTIASNGTPTPKTPTAPAPPPAPPPAPGTTANLATNPEVATGYRRDMTAVHTATYAVATANPLATEAACKVLRNGGTAADALVTAQAVLGLVEPQSSGIGGGGFLVYYDAASGAVRTFDGRETAPAAATENYLRWVSDTERVEPRPDTRASGRSIGVPGIVRMLDDVHRTFGKKSWRDLFDPAVRLADDGFDISPRMAEAIADASPQLRGDPAAAAYLLNPDGSPKPVATRLTNPAYAKTLGAIGSGGAQAFYTGDIARAIVAAATNTAGGRTPSLMTEQDLAGYTAKERPPLCTGYRGREICGMPPPSSGGMAVAATLGILEHFAMSADRPTDIDLNGGHPTVMGVHLVSEAERLAYADRDRYVADTDFVPLPGGTPATLLGSAYLTGRAALISQQHTMGTAQPGEFGPPATAAPAREHGTSQVSIVDSYGNAASLTTTIESSFGSFHMVDGFLLNNQLTDFAADPVSPEGVPVANRVQPGKRPRSSMAPTLVFDKTGPGRGPLYAVLGSPGGSVIIQFVVKTIVGMLDWGLDPQQAVSMVDFGAANTPETNVGGEHPAVDASGPPGAQGDHDPLVAGLRKLGHRVNVADQSSGLSAIMRAQPGWVGGADPRREGLVMGDAR